The segment TATACTCAAGTTAGAACAACAGGGAACATGGTGTTGCACTTGCACTTACTTTCGGTTCTACCCCttaagagcaaatttaatagtagagcccactactagctctaattcatatatagccaatctaatagccaattcatataatagttgtttactatactattaatatatggtcccacctgtcatacacacattgcgtcttggagtctgcgttgcagctggctacagatctgtagcccgctgttcttctctctcatattttatctcgataaaatatatttacagcgggctaatagcctgctattgtacctgctctaatggcAACCACAGTGTTTATTTAGCAACTTGGTATTAAGTAGTAAGATGGATTCCGGTGTGAAACAATAATAGTTATTAGCATGTTTCACAATGTTTAATACCTGAAGTGATAAGtaaagtgggtcccacatggaATGCTACCCTCCATCACATATAAAACTCAACCCTACctacgaatctaaacatacaCATATCCAGGTTTATAGCTagtatttctctttttttttgacagagtagTATGTGAGAAGATTATTATACATACACGagtaaataatatattttaataacttATTGTTAGTAGTAAGCATACTATTCGGTTATAACTACTACCACATACCAcaattatatatactccctccgttccataaaaaataaatctatgaTCGGATATGAGTATGTACGTATCATAGTATAGTACTATgtatgatgtgtcacatctgttttttttaatggaacggagggagtaacttattACCCGCTTTTTCTTTGCATTGTGGTTGCTCTAACGAATTTAGCAACAAGTGTAAGGGTTTAACTGCAAAAATGTAAAACcaaccccctccccttcccttcctaTAACCACCCCACCGCCCCCGCCTCACCTCGCCGGAATCGCGGCCTCGTTCACTCTCGCCTCCACCCGCGCCGCCCCCCACCCTCCGATGCCGGAGCGCCGCCACATCGCCGGAGATCCGCCGTCCTGGTGATCCCCGGAGCACATCCGCCCACCCACCATGGACCGCCTCCTGCTCTTCCGCCCCCGGaaaccggcctcctcctcctcctccgtcgccgcggTGGCGGACGGCGACCTCCTCGAGCGCGACGTCTTCTGGCCCGCCTCCTCTGCCCcaggcctcctcgccgcgctccccgacgacgaggggagcaagaagaagaagcgcgCGGGCCCCGCCGCCGTACGGTCCGCCTCCCGACCTGTCCCGGAGACCGCCCCGTTGACCCCgacggcgggcgcggcgaggtcggcgcccGTGAGGATACCCTGGGaggccgcggcagcggcggggaggagggggaggtgggcggcggcgcagtcatccgtcggcggcgaggacggggaCGCCGCCATGGTCGTCCCGCCGCACGAGGTCGtcgcgcggcgcgccgcggcgcacAGCTCGGTGCTGGAGGGCGCCGGGAGGACGCTCAAGGGCCGCGACCTCCGCCGCGTCCGCAACGCCGTCCTGCGCCGCACCGGATTCCTCGACTGAGAGGGCGGAGGCGAGTCGTCTCGTCGCTCTCGGGATAAAACCAAAAAAGTTTTGACCCTTTCTTCCTTTGATTTTGTTCCCCTCAGTTGTGTGTTTCCGGCTATCTTTGATTTCTTCCCCTTCGTTAGAATGGGATGGAAAGAATTGAGGCGAGTTTGCGAGGTGTACAACCCGGCGCAATAACAAAGTTATTCCATCAGTTATAGATGGAAATTTTGGTCCTTACATCTGTTCAATTCAGTATTTGCTTGATTTCTGTTCAATTCAGTATTTGCTTGATTTATGTTTGCTTGCTTTTGAATAGGTGAAAATTTAGTTATCGGTAGCTTGGTGCCATGGATGGAAAATTTAGTTGTTGGTGAGTTCAGCTCACATGCTCAAATACTTATGTTTAGCTACTAATAATCACCCAAAACGGAGGCTCGTAAGGCGCAAATTGAAGTTCTTAGCACCAGAGATGGCAATTGTTTGGAAAACTTTGGAACTGCTGAATTTGGGGTAATTATAAGTAGGATACTGAGAATTTAGTTGCCTCCATGTTTGTTCATAGGCATTGTGTTGTTAATCAGACGTGCCATGTTAAGTGTTACTTCCTCcgcttcatattataagactttctagcattgctcacattcatatatatgttaatgaatctagacatatatgtgtgcctagattcattaacatctatatgaatgtgggcaatgctagaaagtcttataacttaaaacggaggtagtatgttcTAGCTAATGGTGTGGAATTTCATCTCGATACTGCAATCTACTATATAGTTTTGGCTGCATTGCAGTTCGGTGTGGTGGAACCATTCAGATTTGAGTGTTTGAAGTATCTGTGTGATTATCTCATATTTCCTGGTTCTGTCCAAGAGAGTATAAGAATGGTAAAAGTTTTTAAGAAGAGATGCCAGGCGCCAGCTGCCATATTGTTTCTGGTTTTCGTTTTAGCTGAAACTGAGGATAAGTTACTAATTCTGAACATTGCCAATAGAGAAACCTAACAGTGGTGTTTAAGATGAACATTGTGTTtgcttttgttatttttattggCAAATGATTGTATCAATGTATAGATTGTAGGCCAAGTTGCTCGTAGGTCAAACAGATCTAGTTGACGTAGGAACTAGGAAGAAATGTTTATCTAGGTAGTTGGTACCAAGAAAAACACATTCATCTTAAAAGCATAGATGTTGATTCCTTGGAAGTCCTTTACACCATTTTTTGGTGGTCCTTCAAATTCACTACACATCTCAATAGTTATGCTTTGCTGTAGATCTGGAACCACTGCACGGCGTTCTAGTATTTTCATGGAATCATCTGCTCTTATGTCTTGTCCAGGACCAGATATAAAGGAGCTGTTTGCCTATTTTGAATTGCACCCACTCTCATTTCTTTCTGTGCAGCTGATTGCCTTGTCACCCCTCTGTTCAGGTATAAGGACCACCACCATTCCACCGCGGTGTAGCTAATCTGCTAATGATACCTCAAGTACACAAGGTCCTTGGATTATCCCCATCAAGAAACAGCTAATATGTCTTTGCCATCTTAACTTGTGGGATAAAGTTGTTTGGTTCAGTCACTTCAAAATATGATGCCATACAATTCAGAAAGCTAATCAAAGAAAGAGTGAATAAATATGGTCCATATAGAAACTCTGAAGTTAATTGAAGAAAACAGTTGATGAATACGGCCATCCACCTAGCTGAGACCAAATTATATACAAGGACattattaatttcaaatttctgaattaatatgataaaaaaaatactaaactaAGACTCCCAAGATGAATAAAACTTATATTTATCAATTCTTAATTTCAgaattatcaaatcatgaacaaactaaaattgaaagtccAAGCTGAGTAAAAATTGTACTTACTAATTTGACTTTCTAAACCATTAAATCAAGCAAATTACTCAGTAACTGTCGATATATATTTGTAATAAAGTTTTATACAAGTATTTGGTATGCAAATGTAATATAAATAGCCCGTGGGAATACACATGTTAACGATGACCTGCCAGTCTGTCACTAATGTGGCACATTATGCATAGTTTTATGTTTATGGAGGCAGTAGTACAATCATCAAATAATTGAATCTTGAATGCTTGATTTGTGTTGTTTCATCACTACTAAGAGATTGCAAGAACATGACTAGTCGAGTAGCCATTTGAACAAGAGAACATGACTGAGAGATTGTGATAATTGACACCATGACCATCTTTTGTGACTTGGCACATTTTGTCTAGTGCTCTAGTGATCTGTCAGATTAAGAGCAATGAAGTTCTCTTGTTCAAATGGCTGTTCTACATATACTGTCGTCATGGATGCGCCCCAATGCTGCATTTCTCTTTTGTatggtttttcttttgtcttttaATGAAGTACAATCAACTTCAGATTTACACATCCACTCTCAAGTTCCGTACTACATGAAGAATTTTGTTCAGAAGGGCAACTGACCATTAATATGGATTTTGGAGCTTTATTTTACTTCAATGTAGGTTCCATCCTTAAGTTGTTTATAGAATTGATACTGACCTTTTTTGTGTTGTCTGGATGCTAAAAGTAACACTATCTTTACATTAAATCGTTTGATATCCCTTTCAGGATCAGGTCCACTTTCTTGCTTTTATTTGATTCCTTCAAATTATTGGGATGTCAATTTATTTGTCCTGAGGGCTGTACATTATGAGATTCAACTGCTCTGAACATGCCATATTTCTTTCATTATGTACTCCTGCTGACCATAAATTATTTAGTGAGCATGTGTGATGTCTAGCTCATACTTGATTGTACCCAACTCATGTTTTCAGTATAAAATAAATAGCATATGCTGCCAAATGGTGTATTCATTGACCATCTCTAGATGACCAGCTGCTTACTTTATTTCATTGTTTTGGCTTCAACATGTATTGATCCGATTGCAATAAGTGATATAGTCTGCAATGGGCATGCAATATGTTGCTTCATAACCATACTGATGTCCTATTGTAGTTCTGGTGAGACAAATATACGACGTGTGTACAAATTATACTCATGGTAACCCATTCTCAGCGAAGTTTTGTTTATCATCAatgatgtatgtatgtatatatagccACATGATGTTCAGAAGAACTACTACTTGTTAATGTAATCACATTGATGATAATCAGACAATGATAATGGTAGTTATGCAGCATGGATCTAAATATAGTCTGGAGTGAAAGCATCCTGAAAGAAAATATTCTGAGCACCTATCTGAGATCACTGTGCTCTTGTTGGCCAGATAAGATATACTTTCTGTGGTCATGTGATCTATGTGTTTGTCATACAACTGTTCTGTTTCTTTGTGACATTGCTGGTGCCTGGTGGCATGGCTTTTTGCTGTGGTCCAGTCTCCAGGCTATAATAGTATGTTCTGTTATGATCCAGTTCACAACTTTATGATGATGCTGCACCCCTGCAAGGAAAACAGTTTTGTTGCAGTTTGCCAATGAATATGCTGTGGTGATTCCTCCTCAACTACTTCACTGGGAGATGTAACAATAAACCCTAGTACTCCTGAGATGCCAAGCATCCAATGCTCACAAGGCAATAATGCATGCAGTACAAGAGCAAGTGAATTTACACCAGAGCTGATGCATTTCATGTTTGAATGCCATCCATAGATCCTATAAAATTGTTGTTTGAATGGAGCTGAGGTCCAAAGTATGAGGTTTTCTTGGCAATTGCTAGGTCTTCTGGAAACCAGTCATCTTTTGCTTTAATCCTGGGAATTTACTGAAATTTGGCTTGGCTACTGTTACGAGTGCcttgaaaaaagaagagagaattccaGATGGCTTGATTAGATTTTCAACGTTTGAATTCACACTTCACAAACCCTTTCCTCCTCGGAAGCCTGAAAATATGTTGAATTCTAGTACACATTCCACTTTTAATAGTACTTGTATGCACGGTGCTTATGTGATGCGTGATGGCTGTATGTGTTTACTGATCTGAAAACGTCCTGAATTCGCTGCGTGGACTATCTCAAACTTTGAAGTCAGTCCTTGGTTGAGCAACCCACACGTGTACAACAATTGGACCTAACTCTGAATTTCtgaaaactttgaatttcaacaGCCATTTCCAAGGTACTAGTAGCGCTAGGAGTACCTTTTTGTGGCTGCAGCCTGCATGGATCGTAGGTGTAGACCAGAACAGCATCAATCACGTAGAAAAAGCATCATTAACTATGGTTAATTCGGTAGCCTAAATTGCACACCGGTTTTACATGGCTACAGTTGGTGCCCTGCTTTTCTTCCTGTCTAGAAATGAGATCAGATCAGACTTGTTGTTAATCAGAAAGTGTGATCTGTCAAAATGGCCTAACCATCTATCAGCATGGAGTCTGCTCCAGCTCCTTTGTTGAACCATATGTGCATTAGCCATAGTGgagatggaatcatggaattggagtgaacttgtatggactcatgaatcaaacaaaactTGGACCATGGTTGAATGGTCAGTTAGAAGCTGCTTGCTAGAATACAGAGCCATGCCATACAACTAAATAGAAGTTTCTTGCTAGGCTCTCTTCTGTCAGATCCCCAAATTCAACAGAATGTAGAATTCCAGTCTCCAAAATTCCCATCCACATTCCAAAAACCGGATGAAGAAAAAGGTAATTAAAGAAGCTGGATTCATTGGACCGGTATGTTTGGCatccttcaacaattgtgcTGATCACCAAATTAACTAACCATACGTTGAAATGGTATTCAGTCGAAGGCGACAGAGCATAGCATCACGGCGACGTGTGCTTGGAGCAGAGACGCGTTGCATGAATCATCGCAGAGCGAAGACAATGTTACTGTCTGTTAAAAAACAGTGCCACCATGTGCCACCTCGCTCGCAGCTCTGGACTGAAGGTGTACGCGTTCTTGACACAGACCCAGTCGCAAGCAGTAGCTACGTAGACAGGAAAGACTGTTCTAGATTTGGACTGAATTTCTTGCACTTAATTGTAGTGATAAATGATTTAACAAAAAGATAAATACATCGTCAGTCCTTAAATTTGGACCGCGACATCACAACAAATTGGTTATCTAAATCAAATTTAGTTTAATGTATCACCCAAGATCCAAAAACCCATTTAACAAATCTCCGACGCTGGTGTTGTTATCTAGAGTGACAAATGTTTTTCATTTAGCC is part of the Oryza glaberrima chromosome 12, OglaRS2, whole genome shotgun sequence genome and harbors:
- the LOC127756744 gene encoding uncharacterized protein LOC127756744, which encodes MDRLLLFRPRKPASSSSSVAAVADGDLLERDVFWPASSAPGLLAALPDDEGSKKKKRAGPAAVRSASRPVPETAPLTPTAGAARSAPVRIPWEAAAAAGRRGRWAAAQSSVGGEDGDAAMVVPPHEVVARRAAAHSSVLEGAGRTLKGRDLRRVRNAVLRRTGFLD